Proteins from one Chroococcidiopsis sp. CCMEE 29 genomic window:
- a CDS encoding DUF5996 family protein, producing the protein MAEPVRDISANTVWPSLLFTAWQDTYATLHMWTQIIGKIRLALTPKLNHWWQSTLYVTPRGLTTASIPDGARTFAISFDFLEHHLQIETSDGITRRIALTPRSVADFYQEVMGTLNELGIHVRIWTMPQEVAEPIPFDRDHKHAAYDAEYAQRLWRILVQADRVMTVFRSRFIGKSSPVHFFWGSFDLALTRFSGRPAPEHPGGVPNMADWVTREAYSHEVSSCGFWPGSEAVEPVFYAYAYPEPEGFRDYSVQPKEAFYSTQMQEFILPYEAMRQSNDPDAVLLAFLQSTYEATAKLGNWDRAMLERLPVLLS; encoded by the coding sequence GTGGCAGAACCTGTTCGTGACATATCTGCTAATACTGTCTGGCCCAGTCTACTCTTTACAGCATGGCAAGACACGTATGCAACGCTCCATATGTGGACTCAAATTATTGGCAAAATTCGGCTGGCGCTAACTCCTAAACTCAATCACTGGTGGCAATCTACTCTGTATGTAACGCCGCGGGGACTGACAACCGCTTCAATTCCTGATGGCGCACGTACCTTTGCAATTAGCTTCGACTTTCTCGAACACCATCTGCAAATCGAGACTAGTGATGGAATCACTCGAAGGATTGCACTGACTCCCCGCTCTGTAGCGGATTTTTACCAGGAGGTAATGGGTACACTAAATGAGCTTGGCATCCACGTTCGGATCTGGACGATGCCACAGGAAGTAGCGGAGCCAATTCCCTTTGATCGGGACCACAAACATGCAGCTTATGATGCGGAGTATGCTCAGCGGTTGTGGCGAATTCTCGTACAAGCAGATCGGGTGATGACAGTGTTCCGCTCGCGCTTTATTGGTAAAAGTAGCCCAGTACACTTTTTCTGGGGCAGCTTTGATCTAGCTCTCACTCGCTTCTCCGGACGTCCCGCTCCAGAGCATCCGGGTGGGGTTCCTAATATGGCGGATTGGGTGACGCGAGAAGCATATTCTCATGAAGTGAGCAGTTGTGGCTTTTGGCCAGGGAGTGAGGCAGTAGAGCCTGTCTTCTACGCCTACGCCTACCCTGAACCAGAGGGTTTCCGAGACTACTCTGTTCAGCCTAAAGAGGCATTTTATAGCACCCAAATGCAAGAGTTCATCTTGCCGTATGAAGCAATGCGACAGTCTAACGATCCAGATGCAGTACTTCTCGCTTTCCTCCAAAGCACCTACGAGGCAACTGCCAAGTTAGGAAATTGGGATCGAGCAATGCTAGAACGTCTCCCAGTTCTACTCTCCTAA
- a CDS encoding DEAD/DEAH box helicase — MSDRSFSQLAPFIQEYIYTHGWTELRPVQIAASRVIFETDDHLLLAAGTASGKTEAAFLPVLTLLHEKPANTIGVLYIGPIKALINDQFERLTQLLKQADIPVWHWHGDVSQSRKQILLKDPKGILQITPESLESLLINKNDQLVRLFEDLQFVIIDEVHAFMGTERGGQIICQLARLSKFIKNPPRRIGLSATLGDYSSAAEWLKAGTERSVTTSDISSAGRKLQLAVEHFYVSKDPPNPSDQGELLAPYYRYISDCTKSRNCLIFANNRAETETVIASLRQIAAAEGLPDIYHVHHGSISAKLREAAEEAMRDPTSAAVTAATVTLELGIDIGQLERVIQLEAPISVASFLQRLGRSGRRGEPAQMRFVCAEDEPSGKETLPEQIPWQLLQAIAIIQLYLEERWIEPIRPIQYPLSLLYHQTMSILAAKGELSPAALAAQVLSLPTFGAISQDDFRQLLRHLINIDHIQQTEQDKLIIGLAGEKIVRSFQFYAVFAENQEYKVRDESMAIGSIIMPPPGNRFTLAGRTWEIFDIEPKAKTIWVKQVEGIASISWRGGSSNIHTKVLDRMRRVLFEDVLYSYLQPGAKERLKTARQFARSVGLDKTNFLLLRGKTCYIFPWMGTVTYRTLERLLTLCRQSLDIRSISGTSPYFLTVQLGTTKLPELQDEIISLCQQKVTAQDLVSAEEVLKLQKYDQFIPPQLLRKAFAADYLDVVELRKIVSGWYS, encoded by the coding sequence GTGAGCGATCGCTCTTTTTCCCAACTAGCCCCATTCATTCAAGAATATATCTACACTCATGGCTGGACTGAATTACGACCAGTTCAAATTGCAGCTAGTAGAGTAATTTTTGAAACAGACGATCACTTGTTACTTGCTGCTGGCACTGCCTCGGGAAAAACAGAAGCAGCTTTTCTGCCAGTTTTAACTTTATTACATGAAAAACCTGCCAATACTATTGGAGTGTTGTACATTGGACCCATTAAAGCCCTAATTAACGATCAATTTGAGCGGTTAACTCAATTACTAAAGCAAGCAGATATTCCTGTTTGGCATTGGCACGGCGATGTATCTCAAAGTCGTAAACAAATACTACTTAAAGACCCTAAAGGCATTCTACAAATTACACCAGAATCTTTAGAAAGCCTGCTAATTAACAAAAACGATCAACTCGTTCGGCTGTTTGAAGATTTGCAGTTTGTCATCATTGATGAAGTTCATGCCTTTATGGGAACTGAACGGGGTGGTCAAATTATATGCCAGTTAGCACGTTTATCTAAGTTTATTAAAAATCCACCGCGCCGGATTGGCTTATCGGCAACGCTTGGTGATTACTCATCAGCAGCAGAGTGGTTGAAAGCAGGAACAGAAAGATCAGTTACCACCTCAGATATTTCATCTGCCGGACGAAAGTTACAACTGGCTGTAGAACATTTTTACGTTTCTAAAGATCCCCCTAACCCCTCCGATCAAGGAGAGCTATTAGCACCTTATTACAGGTATATTTCTGATTGCACCAAGTCCCGTAACTGCTTAATCTTTGCGAATAACCGTGCCGAAACAGAGACAGTGATTGCTTCTTTGCGTCAAATTGCAGCCGCTGAGGGACTACCAGATATTTACCACGTTCATCATGGCAGTATTTCTGCTAAATTGCGGGAAGCTGCTGAGGAGGCGATGCGAGATCCTACAAGTGCAGCTGTAACAGCTGCAACCGTGACGCTGGAACTGGGAATTGATATCGGTCAATTAGAGAGAGTGATTCAGTTAGAAGCGCCAATTTCTGTAGCCAGCTTTTTACAGCGATTAGGACGTTCGGGAAGACGCGGCGAACCAGCTCAAATGCGGTTTGTTTGTGCTGAAGATGAACCGTCAGGAAAAGAAACACTGCCTGAACAAATTCCCTGGCAATTGTTGCAGGCGATCGCAATCATCCAACTTTATCTAGAAGAACGCTGGATTGAGCCAATCCGCCCTATTCAATACCCTTTGAGCTTGCTTTATCACCAAACAATGAGCATCTTAGCAGCAAAAGGGGAATTATCACCTGCTGCTCTTGCTGCACAAGTTCTGTCCTTACCAACTTTTGGTGCAATTTCCCAAGATGATTTCAGGCAATTACTGCGTCATCTAATTAATATCGATCATATTCAGCAGACTGAACAAGACAAGTTAATTATCGGTTTGGCTGGAGAAAAGATAGTGCGTTCTTTCCAGTTTTACGCTGTCTTTGCAGAAAACCAAGAGTATAAAGTTAGAGATGAATCAATGGCAATTGGCAGTATTATCATGCCACCACCGGGAAATCGATTTACCCTAGCAGGTAGAACCTGGGAAATTTTTGATATTGAGCCAAAAGCAAAGACTATTTGGGTAAAGCAAGTTGAAGGGATAGCTAGTATTTCTTGGCGGGGTGGCAGTAGCAATATTCATACCAAAGTTTTAGACCGAATGCGTCGCGTTCTATTTGAAGATGTTTTGTATAGTTACCTGCAACCGGGTGCTAAAGAGAGATTAAAGACAGCACGCCAGTTTGCCCGTAGTGTTGGGTTAGATAAAACAAACTTCCTGCTGCTACGTGGTAAAACTTGCTATATTTTTCCCTGGATGGGAACTGTTACTTATCGCACCTTAGAAAGATTGCTTACTTTATGTCGGCAATCTTTAGATATCAGAAGCATTAGCGGTACGAGTCCCTATTTTTTAACTGTTCAACTTGGCACAACTAAACTACCAGAGCTTCAGGATGAAATTATTTCTTTGTGCCAGCAGAAAGTTACAGCACAGGATTTGGTGAGTGCTGAAGAAGTGCTGAAGCTACAGAAGTACGATCAGTTTATTCCTCCTCAGTTGCTGCGTAAAGCCTTTGCTGCCGATTACCTAGATGTGGTGGAACTCAGAAAAATAGTGAGTGGCTGGTACAGCTAA